From Danaus plexippus chromosome 11, MEX_DaPlex, whole genome shotgun sequence, the proteins below share one genomic window:
- the LOC116765885 gene encoding uncharacterized protein LOC116765885, with the protein MKHSQNEKTSKNGYQSEDDNVRYKINRQYFNNVKSSKVTKKTLKCDDEDNVRYKLPPASAVQKIKIIEKKQKPKPKIKVNFWSTKQPGSRLKKPDAFKENNNRRHTVGDATDSSKPKPSLKVCKRVSFLPSPVFTENHIPMVTVPDDLTIQLNEEEANDLREDLNFAFVNSLESESKLDKKSKTSMTQTSPKGAKRKRSEDFDTRSHNNENELEFFSKYVVQKLRRMETNQRIYSENLINTVLMLGQLGKLNGKSKILEA; encoded by the coding sequence atgaaGCATAGccaaaatgaaaaaacaagtaaaaatGGTTATCAATCTGAAGACGACAATGTAAGATACAAGATAAATAgacaatactttaataatgtGAAATCTTCCAAAGTCActaaaaagacattaaaatgtGATGATGAAGACAATGTTAGATATAAACTTCCTCCAGCCTCAGCtgtccaaaaaataaaaataatagagaaAAAACAGAAACCAAAACCCAAAATCAAAGTAAACTTCTGGAGTACAAAGCAACCTGGAAGCAGATTGAAAAAACCAGATGCTTTCAAGGAGAACAACAATCGAAGACACACTGTTGGAGATGCAACCGACTCTAGTAAACCAAAACCATCACTAAAAGTTTGCAAACGGGTTTCATTTCTTCCATCACCAGTATTTACAGAAAACCATATACCTATGGTCACTGTACCCGACGACCTTACTATACAGTTGAATGAAGAAGAAGCAAATGATTTGAGGGAAGACTTGAACTTTGCATTTGTGAATAGTCTTGAATCAGAATCAAAATTAGATAAGAAATCTAAAACATCAATGACACAAACTAGTCCAAAAGGTGCTAAACGTAAACGATCTGAAGACTTTGATACTAGATctcataataatgaaaatgaattagaatttttttccaaatatgTCGTACAAAAGCTAAGAAGAATGGAGACGAACCAACGCATATACTCCGAAAACCTTATTAACACTGTCCTTATGTTGGGTCAGCTCGGTAAACTAAATGGAAAATCCAAAATATTAGAAGCAtag